The following coding sequences are from one Arthrobacter sp. PvP023 window:
- the araB gene encoding ribulokinase, giving the protein MDVTADGSDNYVIGVDYGTLSGRAVVVRVRDGKELGSGVFEYPHAVVTDSLPADLAGDGAERLPGEWALQVPDDYREVLRRAVPAAIADAGIAPAAVVGIATDFTACTMVPVRADGTPLNELSGFANRPHAYVKLWRHHAAQPQADRINALAADRGESWLPRYGGLISSEWEFAKGLQLLEEDPGAYAAMHHWVEAADWIVWQLCGNYVRNACTAGYKGIYQDGRYPSEEFLAALNPDFKDFVSTKLEHPIGRLGDAAGRLTAEAAAWTGLPEGIAVAVGNVDAHVTAPAAKAVEPGQLVAIMGTSTCHVMNGAELREVPGMCGVVDGGIVDGLWGYEAGQSGVGDIFGWFTNNGVPPEYHQAAAGQGLGIHEYLTDLASRQAIGEHGLIALDWHSGNRSVLVDHELSGVVVGQTLATRPEDSYRALLEATAFGTRTIVDAFRDAGVPVKEFIVAGGLLKNRLLMQIYADVTGLPLSTIGSAQGPALGSAIHAAVAAGEYPDVRAASAAMGSEPGGIYLPIPENVAAYEKLFQEYRTLHDYFGRGTNSVMHRLKAIQRAARPSLAAIDHATEPVSA; this is encoded by the coding sequence ATGGACGTCACAGCAGACGGTTCAGACAACTACGTGATCGGCGTCGACTACGGCACGCTGTCCGGGCGGGCCGTGGTGGTCCGGGTCCGGGACGGCAAGGAACTGGGCAGCGGCGTGTTCGAATATCCCCACGCCGTGGTCACCGACTCCCTTCCGGCGGACCTGGCGGGCGACGGCGCCGAACGGCTTCCCGGGGAATGGGCCCTGCAGGTGCCGGATGACTACCGCGAGGTGTTGCGCCGGGCGGTGCCCGCTGCCATTGCCGACGCAGGGATCGCCCCGGCCGCCGTGGTGGGCATCGCCACCGACTTCACCGCCTGCACCATGGTCCCGGTCAGGGCCGATGGCACACCGTTGAATGAACTTTCCGGCTTCGCGAACCGGCCGCACGCCTATGTGAAACTGTGGCGCCACCATGCCGCCCAGCCGCAGGCGGACCGGATCAACGCCTTGGCCGCCGACCGAGGAGAAAGCTGGCTGCCGCGCTACGGCGGGCTCATTTCCTCCGAATGGGAGTTCGCCAAGGGGCTCCAGTTGCTGGAGGAGGACCCGGGAGCGTACGCCGCAATGCACCACTGGGTGGAGGCCGCCGACTGGATCGTGTGGCAGCTCTGCGGCAACTACGTCCGCAATGCCTGCACCGCCGGGTACAAGGGCATTTACCAGGACGGCAGATACCCGTCCGAGGAATTCCTGGCCGCCCTGAATCCGGACTTCAAGGATTTTGTCAGCACCAAGCTCGAACACCCCATCGGGCGGCTGGGCGACGCCGCAGGCAGGCTGACGGCCGAGGCCGCGGCCTGGACCGGGCTGCCGGAAGGCATCGCCGTCGCGGTGGGCAATGTGGACGCCCACGTCACGGCCCCCGCCGCGAAGGCCGTGGAGCCCGGTCAGCTGGTGGCCATTATGGGCACCTCCACCTGCCACGTCATGAACGGCGCCGAGCTGCGGGAAGTCCCTGGCATGTGCGGCGTGGTGGACGGTGGCATCGTTGACGGACTGTGGGGCTACGAAGCGGGCCAGAGCGGGGTAGGCGACATCTTCGGCTGGTTCACCAACAACGGCGTCCCGCCCGAATACCACCAGGCTGCCGCCGGGCAGGGGCTGGGCATCCACGAATACCTTACGGACCTCGCCTCCCGCCAGGCCATCGGCGAACACGGGCTGATAGCCCTGGACTGGCACTCCGGCAACCGCTCCGTGCTGGTGGACCATGAACTGTCCGGCGTGGTGGTGGGCCAGACCCTCGCCACCCGCCCCGAAGACAGCTACCGGGCCTTGCTGGAAGCCACGGCCTTCGGCACACGCACCATCGTGGACGCCTTCCGCGACGCGGGAGTTCCGGTCAAAGAATTCATCGTGGCCGGCGGCCTGCTGAAGAACAGGCTGCTCATGCAGATCTATGCCGACGTCACAGGCCTGCCGCTGTCCACCATCGGTTCCGCCCAGGGGCCTGCGTTGGGCTCCGCCATCCACGCCGCCGTCGCGGCGGGTGAATACCCGGACGTCCGCGCCGCTTCGGCTGCCATGGGCTCAGAGCCCGGCGGGATTTATCTTCCCATTCCGGAAAATGTTGCGGCCTACGAAAAGCTCTTCCAGGAGTACCGCACGCTGCACGACTATTTTGGCCGCGGCACCAACAGCGTAATGCACCGGCTCAAAGCCATCCAGCGTGCGGCCAGGCCGTCGTTGGCGGCCATTGACCATGCCACAGAGCCGGTGTCCGCATGA
- a CDS encoding class F sortase — protein sequence MKPGTATAGASRRRYSFPPKAAAVAAAALLLAACAPSVPVPQPSAAVTSEGALPAATPSPPAAAPGASQHPGQNKESIPQRPASLPAAAEAAPAPISLSVAGTSINMAVVPVGVSSDRAMEIPEAFDQAGWYRFGPAPGAAAGTAVIAGHIDTTSERAPFSQLKTLAPGTAVQVGRLGAPALNYRVVSVELMAKDSFDGDSLFRRSGPHELKVVTCGGRWLQERMDYSDNVIVTAVLE from the coding sequence ATGAAGCCAGGCACCGCGACGGCAGGGGCGTCCCGCCGTCGTTATTCCTTTCCGCCCAAGGCTGCCGCCGTGGCCGCAGCGGCGCTCCTGCTCGCGGCGTGCGCTCCCTCCGTGCCCGTCCCGCAGCCCTCGGCGGCAGTGACGAGCGAAGGTGCCTTGCCGGCCGCGACTCCGTCCCCGCCTGCCGCGGCACCTGGCGCCTCGCAGCATCCTGGTCAGAATAAGGAATCCATTCCGCAGCGGCCGGCCAGCCTGCCGGCAGCTGCTGAGGCGGCGCCGGCCCCGATATCACTCTCTGTGGCCGGAACGTCCATCAACATGGCAGTGGTGCCGGTAGGGGTCTCATCCGACAGGGCCATGGAGATCCCTGAGGCCTTCGACCAGGCCGGGTGGTACAGGTTCGGGCCGGCCCCCGGAGCGGCTGCCGGGACAGCGGTGATCGCAGGGCACATTGACACAACCTCCGAGCGGGCGCCCTTTTCGCAATTAAAGACACTGGCACCGGGGACTGCGGTCCAGGTGGGACGCCTGGGCGCGCCCGCGCTGAACTACCGGGTGGTCAGTGTGGAGCTGATGGCCAAAGATAGCTTCGATGGTGATTCACTTTTCCGCCGTTCCGGTCCGCATGAACTCAAAGTGGTCACCTGCGGGGGCAGGTGGCTGCAGGAGCGAATGGACTACAGCGACAATGTGATTGTCACCGCCGTCCTTGAGTGA
- a CDS encoding DUF4397 domain-containing protein, with protein MRTSIFTAGAGAAAIAAAIALAGPAQAADGDARLSVLHGVPGLTVDVWVNGDRTLDDFAPGTLAGPLSLPAGAYELAITASDAADASAPVIGPVTVTLAASGNYTAVANLDAAGKPTANFFTNDVSQIAAGKGKLTVRHAAAAPAVDVLAGGTAVVSNLANPSEQTLSLDPATISAAVAATGTTTPVIGPADVTVAEGTHTIVYAWGSLADSNLQLAVQTIEGLHSAPGSVPGARDGSSGTSAAGPAVVTVGFGAAALALLLGGVGVARTIAARRAG; from the coding sequence ATGCGCACAAGCATTTTCACAGCCGGCGCCGGAGCAGCCGCAATCGCGGCAGCAATCGCTCTCGCCGGCCCGGCCCAGGCGGCCGACGGAGACGCCCGGCTTTCGGTGCTGCACGGGGTTCCCGGGCTCACCGTGGATGTCTGGGTCAACGGCGACCGCACCCTTGACGATTTCGCTCCCGGAACCCTTGCCGGGCCGCTCTCGCTGCCGGCCGGAGCCTACGAACTCGCCATCACTGCCTCGGACGCCGCCGATGCGTCGGCTCCTGTCATCGGTCCAGTCACCGTGACGCTCGCCGCGAGCGGAAACTACACCGCAGTAGCCAACCTCGACGCGGCGGGCAAGCCGACGGCGAACTTCTTTACCAATGACGTCTCGCAGATCGCGGCAGGCAAGGGCAAGCTGACCGTCCGGCACGCAGCTGCGGCGCCTGCCGTGGATGTCCTTGCCGGCGGAACAGCCGTTGTTTCCAACCTGGCCAACCCCAGCGAGCAGACTCTCAGCCTGGACCCCGCCACCATCTCCGCAGCAGTGGCGGCGACCGGAACCACCACGCCGGTGATCGGCCCTGCTGACGTCACTGTGGCCGAAGGCACGCACACCATTGTCTACGCCTGGGGAAGCCTGGCGGACAGCAATCTCCAGCTGGCCGTGCAGACCATCGAGGGGCTGCATTCGGCGCCGGGCTCGGTCCCGGGAGCCCGTGACGGCTCGTCCGGGACCTCAGCGGCAGGACCGGCCGTCGTGACGGTCGGGTTCGGTGCCGCAGCCCTTGCGCTGCTCCTCGGGGGCGTGGGTGTAGCCCGCACCATTGCCGCCCGGCGGGCAGGCTAG
- a CDS encoding LacI family DNA-binding transcriptional regulator → MANSSERRLPRLEDVAERAGVSHQTVSRVINNHPNVSKVTRERVEAAIAELGYRRNTAARSLVTRRSHTIGVLASELSQYGPANTLLGVEQAARDAGYFVSIAAIREVSAESIADAARHFMDQGVDGIVALVPHAGTLQALEQLNLDVPVVVVGSSGEGRFSGAMVDQKMGARLAVAHLIEQGHQRIGHISGPQDWIDGSERTEGWREALAQAGLADDLLVEGDWSAGSGYGIGQKLAIERTATAVFVGNDQMALGVLRAFSEAGVRVPQDVSVVGFDDQPEAGYFTPPLTTVRQDFEELGRRCMDMMLALLEDGAAAGTTVVEPRIVVRASTARPDASPR, encoded by the coding sequence ATGGCCAACAGCAGCGAGCGGCGCCTTCCGCGACTTGAAGATGTAGCGGAACGCGCCGGCGTCTCGCACCAAACGGTATCCCGCGTCATCAACAACCACCCCAACGTGAGCAAGGTAACCAGGGAGCGCGTTGAGGCGGCCATTGCCGAGCTGGGATACCGGCGGAACACCGCGGCGCGCAGCCTGGTGACGCGGCGTTCGCATACCATCGGCGTCCTGGCCAGCGAGTTGTCCCAGTACGGACCCGCCAACACGCTGCTCGGCGTGGAGCAGGCTGCCCGCGATGCCGGCTACTTCGTGAGCATCGCGGCCATCCGCGAGGTCAGCGCGGAATCGATCGCCGATGCCGCGCGCCATTTTATGGACCAGGGTGTGGACGGCATTGTGGCCCTGGTGCCGCACGCCGGAACCCTGCAGGCGTTGGAGCAGCTGAACCTGGACGTGCCCGTGGTGGTGGTGGGCTCCAGCGGTGAGGGCCGGTTCAGCGGCGCCATGGTGGACCAGAAGATGGGTGCGCGGCTGGCCGTCGCGCATTTGATCGAGCAGGGCCACCAGCGAATCGGACACATATCCGGACCGCAGGACTGGATCGACGGGTCGGAGCGGACCGAAGGCTGGCGTGAGGCGCTGGCGCAGGCGGGACTGGCTGACGACCTTCTCGTCGAGGGGGACTGGAGCGCGGGCAGCGGCTATGGCATCGGCCAGAAGCTCGCCATCGAGCGGACCGCCACCGCGGTATTCGTGGGCAACGACCAGATGGCGCTGGGGGTCTTGCGCGCCTTCAGTGAAGCGGGCGTGCGGGTGCCCCAGGACGTCTCAGTGGTGGGTTTCGACGACCAGCCGGAAGCCGGCTATTTCACCCCGCCGCTCACCACTGTCCGCCAGGACTTCGAGGAGCTTGGCCGCCGCTGCATGGATATGATGCTGGCGCTGCTGGAAGACGGCGCGGCGGCCGGAACAACCGTGGTGGAACCTCGGATAGTGGTGCGTGCAAGCACGGCCCGACCGGACGCCAGTCCCCGCTGA
- a CDS encoding dioxygenase → MTQTLDRPPVLFLSHGAPPLADDARWTSELSAWSGAFGKPKDILMVSAHWENAPVTLSATTRNPGLVYDFWGFPQKYYDVSYDAPRAVELANEVEKLVSTHGHHVERDEERGLDHGAYVPLVEMYPEADIPVLQMSMPTLDPQGLFNLGETLAPLRDRGTLIVGSGFTTHNLRWFNPAGGPDTAPPAASSEFDHWAQETMAAGDVDSILDFLHKAPAALEAHPRSEHWAPLYVALGAAYGSGDLNAKTAIDGFWFGLSKRSWTLTGK, encoded by the coding sequence ATGACGCAGACACTTGACCGCCCGCCCGTTCTCTTCCTGAGCCACGGCGCGCCTCCCCTGGCCGACGACGCGCGCTGGACCAGTGAGCTCAGCGCCTGGTCCGGCGCCTTCGGCAAGCCGAAGGACATCCTGATGGTGTCCGCACATTGGGAAAACGCCCCGGTGACCCTCAGCGCCACCACACGGAACCCCGGACTCGTCTACGACTTCTGGGGCTTCCCGCAGAAGTACTACGACGTCAGCTACGACGCCCCCCGGGCGGTGGAACTCGCCAATGAGGTGGAGAAGCTCGTTTCCACCCATGGCCACCACGTGGAACGCGACGAGGAACGCGGCCTGGACCACGGCGCCTACGTGCCGCTCGTGGAAATGTATCCGGAAGCTGATATCCCGGTGCTCCAGATGTCCATGCCCACCCTGGATCCGCAAGGCCTGTTCAATCTAGGCGAGACGCTGGCCCCGCTGCGGGACCGCGGCACGCTTATCGTCGGTTCCGGCTTCACCACGCACAACCTGCGCTGGTTCAACCCGGCCGGCGGCCCGGACACCGCGCCGCCGGCCGCTTCGAGCGAATTCGACCACTGGGCCCAGGAAACCATGGCGGCCGGCGATGTCGATTCGATCCTGGATTTCCTGCACAAGGCACCGGCAGCGTTGGAGGCGCATCCGCGCAGCGAGCACTGGGCACCGCTTTATGTGGCCCTCGGTGCCGCCTACGGGTCCGGCGACCTAAACGCCAAAACGGCTATCGACGGCTTCTGGTTCGGGCTCTCCAAGCGCTCCTGGACGCTGACCGGGAAATAG
- a CDS encoding MFS transporter, with protein sequence MTVPAPAPARILVAEGAPRGGLAAMCVTQTTAWGALYYALIAAVPRISQDTGWGPTAVTGAFSAGLLVSAVAGISVGRILDRTGPRRLMIGGSLIGVLALAMVSVAPNLPVFFVAWLLAGAAQAAVLYQPAFTVISRWYGPARMRPLTVLTLVAGFASTIFAPFTAALSSAFGWRGAFIILAGILGIITVPLHARYLNRDWAPAVVTPPAAERRDAVRTIRRSDEFLGLQVLMLLLCLGLYTVTLNVIPLLIEKGADYTTAAFGLGLVGAGQVGGRLLFGTIPPGARLPVITGTATGAVLLLAVMPGPVPALMAAGMLAGAVRGCQTLLQATVIADRWGTQNLGTLQGLFAAPLTAVTAIAPAAGPALAAWLGSYTNMAYAAAAATGTAAVIAVVASRRPRTISS encoded by the coding sequence GTGACCGTGCCGGCGCCCGCTCCCGCCCGGATCCTCGTCGCGGAGGGTGCACCGCGCGGCGGACTCGCCGCGATGTGCGTCACCCAGACCACCGCGTGGGGCGCGCTGTACTACGCCTTGATCGCGGCAGTCCCGCGCATCAGCCAGGACACTGGCTGGGGCCCGACCGCCGTGACGGGCGCGTTTTCGGCCGGCCTGCTGGTTTCCGCGGTGGCCGGGATCTCCGTCGGCAGGATCCTCGACAGGACCGGGCCCCGCAGGCTGATGATCGGCGGATCCCTCATCGGAGTGCTGGCCCTGGCCATGGTGTCGGTGGCACCGAACCTGCCCGTATTCTTTGTGGCCTGGCTGCTCGCCGGCGCCGCGCAGGCCGCCGTGCTGTACCAGCCGGCCTTCACGGTGATCAGCCGCTGGTACGGGCCCGCGCGCATGCGGCCGCTGACGGTGCTGACCCTCGTCGCCGGGTTCGCATCCACCATTTTCGCGCCCTTCACCGCGGCCCTGAGCTCCGCGTTCGGCTGGAGAGGCGCCTTCATCATCCTCGCCGGGATCCTGGGGATCATCACCGTGCCGCTCCATGCCCGCTACCTGAACCGGGACTGGGCACCGGCCGTTGTCACGCCACCTGCGGCTGAGCGACGGGACGCAGTGCGCACCATCAGGCGCAGTGATGAATTCCTCGGCTTGCAGGTCCTCATGCTCCTGTTGTGCCTCGGTCTTTATACCGTGACGCTGAATGTCATCCCCCTGCTGATCGAAAAGGGAGCCGACTACACCACGGCCGCGTTCGGGCTCGGCCTCGTGGGCGCCGGACAGGTCGGCGGACGTCTGCTGTTCGGCACCATCCCGCCCGGCGCGCGGCTGCCGGTCATCACCGGTACCGCCACCGGCGCCGTCCTGCTCCTCGCCGTCATGCCCGGGCCGGTCCCCGCGCTGATGGCCGCCGGCATGCTCGCGGGTGCGGTCAGAGGGTGCCAGACCCTGCTGCAGGCCACTGTCATCGCTGACCGGTGGGGAACACAAAATCTTGGCACCTTGCAGGGACTGTTCGCCGCGCCGCTCACAGCTGTCACCGCCATCGCCCCGGCCGCCGGACCTGCACTGGCAGCCTGGCTCGGAAGTTACACAAACATGGCCTACGCCGCGGCCGCCGCCACGGGGACCGCAGCCGTCATCGCCGTCGTCGCCTCACGACGCCCGCGGACGATCTCTTCCTAA
- a CDS encoding low molecular weight phosphatase family protein has product MTDHPEHRPDRQDKKPGVLFVCSKNGGKSQLAAGLMNQLAAGTVTVHSAGTKPGKSLNPQSVDALAELGIDITGEHPKPVTDDVLDAVDVVIVLGNEAKVEAHAGKRLEVWDTDEPSERGIEGMERMRLVRDDIRARVRKLYAELTGK; this is encoded by the coding sequence ATGACCGACCACCCTGAACACCGCCCGGACCGGCAGGACAAAAAGCCCGGCGTCCTGTTCGTATGCAGTAAGAATGGCGGGAAGTCCCAGCTCGCCGCCGGACTGATGAACCAGCTCGCCGCCGGTACCGTCACGGTGCACTCCGCCGGGACGAAACCCGGCAAGTCGCTGAACCCCCAGTCCGTGGACGCGCTGGCAGAGCTCGGCATCGACATCACGGGGGAACACCCCAAACCCGTCACCGACGACGTGCTGGACGCCGTCGACGTCGTCATCGTCCTGGGCAACGAGGCGAAAGTCGAAGCCCACGCGGGCAAGCGGCTTGAGGTCTGGGATACGGACGAGCCCTCCGAGCGCGGCATCGAAGGCATGGAACGCATGCGCCTGGTCCGGGATGACATCAGGGCCCGCGTCCGGAAGCTGTATGCGGAGCTCACCGGTAAGTGA
- a CDS encoding NAD(P)-binding domain-containing protein yields MDVTTILPVAVIGAGPIGLAAAAHLIERGLEPLILEAGAAPASAIEQWRHIRLFSPWQYNTDAAAARLLAGTGWESPEPTALPTGGEFIDHYLTPLAALPAIASRLHTGARVVAVTRHGMDKTHSRNRNTTPFVVRVEHADGEVRDYRAAAVIDASGTWSTRNPLGTSGLPALGEADAAARISSPLPDVLGRDRAAFAGRTAVVVGAGHSAANTLINLSELAAQVPGTKIVWAIRGTSAAKVYGGGDADGLAARGQLGSRLRGLVESGAVELHAGFGIASLTAAEGAVTLTSTDGRTLEADVVVPATGFRPDLGILRELRLELDPGVEAPRELGPLIDPEFHSCGTVEPHGARMLAHPEADFYIVGMKSYGRAPTFLLATGYEQVRSVTAALAGDRKAADTVQLELPETGVCSSDIGTSCDIPAVQPAGFVAETSGGCCGTPEPVLVGFPTGLAHGRSADS; encoded by the coding sequence ATGGATGTAACAACAATCCTTCCCGTAGCTGTCATCGGAGCCGGGCCCATCGGCCTCGCCGCGGCAGCGCACCTGATCGAACGAGGTTTGGAGCCGCTGATCCTTGAGGCCGGCGCGGCCCCTGCCTCCGCCATCGAGCAGTGGCGCCACATCCGGCTTTTCTCGCCATGGCAGTACAACACTGACGCTGCAGCCGCCCGCCTGCTCGCCGGGACCGGGTGGGAATCACCGGAGCCGACGGCGCTGCCCACCGGCGGTGAATTCATCGATCACTACCTCACCCCCTTGGCCGCACTTCCCGCCATCGCGTCCCGCTTGCACACGGGCGCCCGTGTGGTGGCTGTGACCCGGCACGGCATGGACAAAACCCACAGCCGCAACCGGAACACCACACCCTTCGTGGTCCGGGTGGAACACGCCGACGGCGAAGTCCGCGACTACCGGGCTGCCGCCGTCATCGACGCCTCCGGCACTTGGTCCACCCGCAACCCGCTCGGCACCTCCGGCCTGCCGGCCCTCGGCGAGGCTGATGCGGCCGCCCGCATCTCCTCCCCGCTGCCTGACGTGCTGGGCCGTGACCGTGCAGCCTTTGCCGGGCGCACCGCCGTCGTCGTCGGGGCCGGCCACTCGGCCGCCAACACCCTGATCAATCTCTCCGAGCTCGCGGCCCAGGTGCCCGGGACGAAGATCGTGTGGGCCATCCGCGGCACCTCCGCTGCCAAGGTCTACGGCGGCGGTGACGCTGACGGCCTTGCTGCCCGCGGCCAGCTCGGCAGCCGGCTCCGCGGCCTCGTCGAGTCCGGTGCCGTGGAACTTCACGCCGGCTTCGGGATCGCATCCCTGACGGCTGCCGAGGGCGCCGTCACCCTGACCTCAACCGACGGCCGCACCCTCGAAGCCGACGTCGTGGTTCCGGCCACCGGCTTCCGCCCGGACCTGGGCATCCTCCGTGAACTCCGGCTGGAACTCGACCCCGGTGTGGAAGCCCCGCGTGAGCTCGGCCCGCTGATCGACCCCGAATTCCACTCCTGCGGCACGGTCGAACCCCACGGTGCCAGGATGCTGGCCCACCCGGAAGCCGACTTCTACATCGTGGGCATGAAGTCCTACGGCCGTGCCCCGACCTTCCTGCTCGCCACCGGCTACGAGCAGGTACGCTCCGTCACCGCAGCCTTGGCAGGGGACCGGAAGGCTGCCGACACCGTCCAGCTCGAGCTGCCCGAAACCGGTGTCTGCTCCTCCGATATCGGCACCAGCTGCGACATCCCCGCGGTCCAGCCTGCAGGTTTTGTGGCCGAGACCTCCGGCGGCTGCTGCGGAACGCCCGAGCCGGTCCTCGTCGGATTCCCCACGGGCCTGGCCCACGGCCGCTCCGCCGACAGCTGA
- the trxB gene encoding thioredoxin-disulfide reductase, with protein MSTEQLIIIGSGPAGYTAAIYAARAGLKPLVLAGSVTAGGALMNTTEVENFPGFPAGIQGPELMDGLQEQAQRFGAQVVFDDVTEVTLTGHLKRVVTGGGDIHEAPAVILATGSAYKELGLPEEKKLSGHGVSWCATCDGFFFRDQDIVVVGGGDSAMEEATFLTRFARTVTVVVRKGELRASRIMAQRAKDNPKISFAWHSAVTAIHGDPKVTGITLTDTRTGETREHAATGIFVAIGHVPRTELVEGQVDLDAEGYIKVDSPTTVTNLTGVFACGDAVDHRYRQAITAAGTGCAAALDAERYLAALDDADSIATALVEEPTHA; from the coding sequence GTGAGCACCGAACAGCTGATCATCATCGGATCCGGCCCCGCCGGCTACACTGCGGCGATTTACGCCGCCCGCGCAGGCCTGAAGCCCCTGGTCCTGGCCGGCTCGGTAACGGCCGGCGGCGCCCTGATGAACACCACCGAAGTTGAGAACTTCCCGGGCTTCCCCGCCGGCATCCAGGGCCCCGAACTGATGGACGGACTCCAGGAACAGGCGCAGCGGTTCGGCGCGCAGGTGGTGTTCGACGACGTCACTGAAGTGACGCTGACCGGGCACCTCAAGCGCGTGGTCACGGGCGGCGGTGACATCCACGAGGCGCCTGCCGTCATCCTCGCGACGGGTTCCGCCTACAAAGAACTCGGCCTGCCCGAGGAGAAGAAGCTCAGCGGCCACGGTGTCTCCTGGTGCGCCACCTGCGATGGCTTCTTCTTCCGTGACCAGGACATCGTTGTCGTCGGCGGCGGGGACTCCGCCATGGAGGAAGCCACCTTCCTGACCCGCTTCGCACGGACCGTCACCGTGGTGGTCCGCAAGGGCGAACTCCGCGCCTCCCGCATCATGGCGCAGCGCGCCAAGGACAACCCGAAGATCAGTTTCGCCTGGCACTCCGCCGTCACCGCCATCCACGGCGACCCCAAGGTCACCGGCATTACGCTGACCGACACCCGGACCGGTGAAACCCGTGAACATGCCGCTACGGGCATATTCGTGGCGATCGGACACGTGCCCCGCACCGAACTCGTCGAGGGCCAGGTCGACCTGGATGCCGAGGGCTACATCAAGGTGGACTCGCCCACCACCGTCACCAACCTGACCGGCGTCTTCGCCTGCGGGGACGCTGTGGACCACCGTTACCGCCAGGCCATCACCGCTGCAGGCACCGGGTGCGCCGCCGCCCTCGACGCCGAGCGCTACCTCGCCGCCCTGGATGATGCGGACAGCATCGCGACCGCCCTGGTCGAGGAACCCACCCACGCCTGA
- a CDS encoding arsenate reductase ArsC — MSTETAKKPSVLFVCVHNAGRSQMAAAFLTTLSKGAIEVRSAGSQPADKVNPAAVEAMAELGIDMSAEIPKVLTTEAVKESDVVITMGCGDTCPIFPGKRYEDWELEDPAGQGVDAVRPIRDDIKARIEDLIASLAPAAK; from the coding sequence ATGAGCACCGAAACCGCCAAGAAGCCCTCCGTCCTGTTCGTCTGCGTCCACAATGCCGGCCGCTCCCAGATGGCCGCCGCGTTCCTCACCACCCTGTCCAAGGGCGCCATCGAGGTCCGCTCCGCAGGTTCCCAGCCTGCCGACAAGGTCAACCCGGCCGCCGTCGAGGCAATGGCCGAACTCGGCATCGACATGTCCGCCGAAATCCCCAAGGTCCTCACCACCGAGGCCGTCAAGGAATCAGATGTCGTGATCACTATGGGCTGCGGTGACACCTGCCCGATCTTCCCCGGCAAGCGCTATGAAGACTGGGAACTCGAAGACCCGGCCGGCCAGGGCGTGGATGCCGTCCGCCCCATTCGGGACGACATCAAGGCCCGCATCGAGGACCTCATCGCCTCCCTTGCCCCCGCCGCCAAGTAA
- the arsB gene encoding ACR3 family arsenite efflux transporter, producing MSTQTVSSPTREGEAAVVGKLSTLDRFLPVWIIAAMVLGLLLGSFIPGLNTALEAVKVGEVSLPIAIGLLVMMYPVLAKVRYDQAHRVVGDRKLMITSLVLNWVLAPAFMFALAWIFIPDLPEYRTGLIIVGLARCIAMVMIWNDLACGDREAAAVLVAINSVFQVIAFGALGWFYLQLLPGWLGLPTTSADFSFWAITASVLVFLGIPLLAGFLTRTIGEKAKGRHWYEGTFLPKLGPWALYGLLFTITLLFALQGGTITSRPLDVVRIALPLLVYFLVVFGAGMLIGMWLDLGYAKTTTLAFTAAGNNFELAIAVAIGTFGVTSGQALAGVVGPLIEVPVLVALVYAALWARKRYFTSSPLSV from the coding sequence GTGAGCACCCAGACCGTTTCTTCGCCCACCCGTGAAGGCGAGGCTGCCGTCGTTGGCAAACTTTCCACCCTGGACCGCTTCCTGCCGGTGTGGATCATCGCAGCCATGGTCCTGGGCCTGCTCCTGGGCAGCTTCATCCCCGGCCTGAACACCGCACTCGAGGCAGTCAAGGTGGGCGAAGTTTCGCTGCCGATCGCCATCGGGCTGCTGGTGATGATGTATCCGGTGCTGGCGAAAGTCCGCTACGACCAGGCACACCGCGTGGTCGGGGACCGGAAGCTCATGATCACCTCCCTGGTGCTGAACTGGGTCCTCGCCCCGGCGTTCATGTTTGCCCTGGCCTGGATCTTCATTCCGGATCTGCCCGAGTACCGGACCGGACTGATCATCGTGGGTCTGGCCCGCTGCATCGCCATGGTGATGATCTGGAACGACCTCGCCTGCGGGGACCGCGAAGCCGCCGCCGTGCTGGTTGCCATCAATTCCGTCTTCCAGGTCATCGCGTTCGGCGCTCTTGGCTGGTTCTACCTGCAGCTGCTGCCGGGCTGGCTGGGCCTGCCCACCACCAGTGCGGACTTCTCCTTCTGGGCCATCACCGCTTCCGTCCTGGTCTTCCTGGGGATCCCGCTGCTGGCCGGCTTCCTTACCCGCACGATCGGAGAAAAGGCCAAGGGCCGGCACTGGTACGAAGGAACGTTCCTGCCGAAGCTCGGACCGTGGGCGCTATACGGCCTGCTGTTCACCATCACGCTGCTGTTCGCCCTGCAGGGCGGGACCATCACTTCCCGCCCGCTCGACGTCGTCCGGATCGCCCTGCCCCTGCTGGTCTACTTCCTGGTGGTCTTCGGCGCTGGCATGCTGATCGGAATGTGGCTCGACCTGGGCTACGCCAAAACCACCACCCTGGCGTTCACCGCCGCCGGCAACAACTTCGAGCTCGCCATCGCCGTGGCGATCGGCACCTTCGGGGTGACCTCCGGGCAGGCCCTGGCCGGCGTCGTCGGACCCTTGATTGAAGTCCCGGTCCTTGTTGCACTGGTCTATGCGGCCCTCTGGGCCCGCAAGCGCTACTTCACCTCGAGCCCCCTTTCCGTCTGA